TGTCGATGAAACCGATCCCGAGCGAAAAAAAGCAGGTCTCGCGCTGCTCGAAGAAAGCCATACCCTGTTTCAAGATGCGATTCGAATCTTGAACGAAGCCACCCAGCGCTATCCCGATTCGGCCGAGACCCTCACCGCTCGCTACCGCATTGCCGAGTCTTATCGCCATAGCGCAAAGTGGCCCCGCAAGCGACTCGGTGTCGTCACCATCGAGACGACGCGCATCGCCCTCAATCGTCAGATTCAGCAAGAGCTCGGACTCTCGATCGAGCAGTACATTGGGATCATCGAATCGCTGAGCAATGGCCAAGAGTCGAACCATACCGAGATCCAGCAGAAGATTTTGCGCAATGCCTATTTTGGTCGCGCCGATGCGCTGTTTGACCTCGGCAAGTACGAGCAAGCAATCGCTGCCTACTCGGCTGCCACCAATCGCTATCAGCATGAACCTGAGTCGCTCGAAGCCTACACCCAAATCGCCGCTTGCTACCGGCTGCTGAGCCGTCCGAACGAAGCCCGCGGCACGCTTCAGCAGGCGCTCGTCGTCCTTGATCGAATGCGAACCGATGCCGATTTCACACGCACCACACGATTCAATCGCGACGAGTGGCGTGAAGTGCTCACCTGGCTCGCCTCCCTGTAACTCGCTACTGCTTAACAACGCATCACGCTACAGCTCGAGAATTATGACACTTCCCACTCAACAGCTCGCTCGCCTGGTTGCTGCCAAGCTCGAAGTGCTCGAGTTATTGGTCCGTATCGCGAATACGCAATTGTCGCTGATCACTTCGGGCGAGATGAGTACGCTGCTGACCGTGCTCACCGCCAAGCAACAGCTGATCACGCGCATGCAGTCGATCGAATCGCAGCTTGCGCCGTTTCGCGATGAAGACCCCGACGCCCGTGTGTGGGGCTCGCCCGCCGAACGCAAAAAATGTCAAGACGATGCCCGTCGCTCGGAAGCGCTGCTGGCCGAGATTCTCACCGCTGAAAAACAGGCGGAAGTGCTGATGATTCAGCGTCGCGACCAAACCGCACTGCGTCTGGATTCGATGCATAGCGCCGGCGAAGCTGGCAATGCTTATGCAGGTTCCCACTACGGTGCCGTCACCGGCAGTCAACTTCGCTACGAAGGTTAAAAGAGAACCGTCATGGACGACGCCACACTTACCATTGCCCCCTCGATGATCGACGGCGACCTGCGCACGATTCTCGAGGCGTGGAACACTGCCACGATGCGACTCGAAGAGACGCATCTCGCGCTGCAGGCTGAAGTACGTCGACTGTCAGACGAACTCGAAGCCAAGAATCGCGAACTCGCGCGCCGCAATCGACTAGCCGACCTCGGGCAAATGGCCTCGCACGTGGCCCATGAAGTCCGTAACAGCCTCGTTCCGATGAAGCTCTACCTGACGCTGCTTCGCCGTCGCATGGGACACGATGCGGATACCGCTCAACTGCTCGAGCAGTTTGTCAGCGGCTTTTCCGCTCTCGAAACCACGGTGAACGATCTGCTTCACTTCTCGAGTGATCGCGACCCGAGCAATAAAAAGTTTGTCCTCGAACCACTGCTTCGCGAGATTATTGCGTCGCTTGCACCTCAGCTCGACGCTCAAAAGATTCAAGCCACTGTCGACGCCGATCCCAAGCTCGTTATCTATGCCGATCGCGACATGATCCGCCGCGCGGTACTGAACCTGGTACTCAACGCCATCGATGTAATGCCCGAAGGGGGCTCGCTGATCATCACAGCAGTTGCCACGGCTCACGCAATCGACATTGAAGTCGCCGACAGTGGAAGTGGCATTGGCGAATCGACCCTCGCTCACCTGTTCGAACCTTTTTTCACGACCAAAAGCAGCGGCACAGGCCTTGGCCTCGCGATCGTCGAACGGATCGCTGAAGCGCATGGCGGTCACATCATCGCCTGCAATTGCCCCGATGGGGGCGCCGCTTTCACCATCTCTATCCCGCGTCAGAATGAGGAACCCCGCTCATGACCATGCTCGCATCCGCCCCCACGCTCACCGGTAGAATTCTGGTTGTCGACGACAATGCCCGCGCGCGGCAAAGCATGTGCGATGTGCTGCGACATGCCGGAAACGACGTGCAAATGTGCGCCAGTGCCATCGAAGCACTGCAGAAGCTGCCGTCGCAAGAGTTCGACCTGATTCTCACCGACTTGCAAATGCCAGGCATGGATGGACTGCAGTTCATTCGCGCTTTGCAAGATCGCAAAATCGACTCGCAGGTGGTGATGGTCACCGCTTTTGCTTCGGTCTCTTCGGCTGTCGAAGCGATGCGGCATGGAGCGCTCGACTATCTCGAGAAACCGTTCGATGCCGATCAACTCGAACAGCTCGTACAGAGGGCTTTGGCCCGGGGTCGCCGTGGCGCAGCGCATTCGGCTGTCACCTCCTCGAGTCAACCTTGGCACTCGATGATGATCGGCACCAGCAGCGCGATGCAGCGTTTGCGATCGCAGATTGCCGTTGCCGCTCCCACCGGCGAAACCGTGCTCATTTCGGGCGAAAGTGGCACCGGCAAGGAACTGGTTGCCCGCTGCGTGCATGCTGCGAGTGGCCGAGCAACCAAGGCACTCGTCAGCCTCAACTGCCCTGCCCTCTCGCCGCAGTTGATGGAAAGCGAGCTCTTTGGCCATGAGCGTGGCGCTTTCACCAGCGCCGATGCGCCTCGCGTTGGACGTTTTGAACTCGCCGATGGTGGCACCATTCTGCTCGACGAAATCACCGAAATCGAACTCCCGCTGCAAGCGAAACTGCTGCGCGTGCTGCAAGAGAAGTCGTTCGAACGTGTCGGATCGAGCGAAACCCTCGAAGTCGACGTGCGGGTCATTGCCACCACCAACCGCGAAATCCGTCAGGAAGTGGTCGCAGGTCGATTCCGCCAAGATCTGTTCTATCGCCTCGCCGTCGTGCCGCTGGTAGTCCCCGCGCTGCGCGATCGTCGCGAAGATGTTCCGCTGCTGGTCGAACACTTCCTCGGTGCAGCTGCCGTTCGACTCGAGCGTTCTCCCATCACCGTCGATCGAGCCGCCAGCGATTTGCTGTGCAGCTATCACTGGCCGGGGAATGTGCGTGAACTCGAAAACCTGATGACCCGGGCCAGCATCCTGGCAACCAGCGAAAAGCTCTCCGCCGATGACCTGCGCAGCTGGCTTCTCGAACCCGAAGCGATGCATTCGGCTGGCAGCGGCAACAGCAGCGGCGAGAGCGAACTGCAAGCTGGCATGAAGCTCGAGGATATGGAGCGCCGTCTGATCGAGGCGACTCTCGATCACTACGAAGGGCATCGTGCTCGCGCCGCTCAAGCCCTCGGGATTGGCATTCGCACCCTTTCGAACAAGCTGCGGCAGTATGGCTATGCCCCACGTGCTCGCAGCTTTGTAAGAGCCGCTTAAAAACCAGCGCACGTCAATTTCAGGCAGAAACTGCCGCATCAAACCGGCAAAACCTGCCGATTGGCTGCTTCCTCAAACTAGAGAACCTCGGTAGCTGAGCGTGAGTAAAACAGCCTTGTTAAATGGAGTAAGTTGCGAAACAAACGTGATTTACGAAGTGAAGAATCGAGCGTACTAGCAGTGATAGCATTCAAGTTTTTTTCGTTCGGCACAACGCTTGCTTCGATCTTGAGGTGAACTGATGTTGCCAGGCTTGCTTAATTCCACGAATATCCCAGCGCTTGCCGAAGTCCTCAACTTCGCTCAAGCAAGGCATGGGGTGCTCGTGTCGAACGTCGCGAACATCAACACGCCCGGCTATCGAACGCGCGATCTTTCGGTCAGTCACTTTCAAGAGAAGTTGAAAGAGGCGATGGAGGTTTCGCAGTCGACCGGCAGCAGCATTTCGCCAGGAATTGTCTCCGCAGATCCTGGTGATCCGATGCGGAGCGTGCGTGCCTCGATGGACAACATCTTGTATCACGACGACACGAATATCGACCTCGAAAAACAGGTAGCCGAGATCAACAAAAACCAGATGCTGCACAACATCGCTTTAACGATCATGACCGATCAGTTCGAGCTGCTGCAGCAAGCGATTAGCGAACGCGTTTAGCAGCGAGTTTTCACCTTTAGTTTCACGTCACTTTGTATCGGGAAAGGACTCCTGAGCCATGCATACCGCTCTCGACATTAGTACGAGCGCACTGGTTGCCCAGCGCATCAGGCTCGACACCATCTCGAGCAATCTGGCGAACATGACTTCGCTCGAACGCGACGCCAGCGGCGAGATGAAACCGTACGAAGGGAAGTACGTACGATTCGAAGCCGATCCCGAGCTGGCCACCCGGCATGGCGCCGTGGGTGTGAAAGTCAGTTCGATCGAAACCGAAACGGTAGAGCCCCTCTATCGCTGGCAGCCCGATCATCCGTATGCGATCAAAGAAGGCCCCCGCAAGGGCTATGTCGCGTACCCACGTATCAATCAGACCGCCGAGTTTGTCGACGCCCTCGTAGCGACCCGCGCCTACGAAGCGAATGTCGGTGTGATGGAAATCACGAAGAACATGAGTCAACAAACCTTGCGAATTCTCGGATAAAAGTGGCCCCCGCAGGTCAGCTAGTGAGAACGACCCATGACATCGATTCAAGGTTTATCGCTACCGATTCCCCTCTCGCCCCCCTCGACCGGCGCGATTGGCGGAGCTGAACAAACCGGTGGTGCGCAGCCCTTCAAGAACGTGCTGCTGGAAGCACTCGATCAAGTGAACAACGTGCAGCACGACGCCGACCAAGCAGTGCAGCAGCTCGTCACCGGCGGTGATGTGAACCCGGCCGAAGTGCTGACGACACTCCAAAAGGCCGACATGTCGTTTCGCATGATGATGCAGATTCGAAACAAGCTAGTGCAGGCCTATCAGGAGGTTAGCAACATTCGCATTTAAGGATGCGAACGTCGCAGAGATCGTCTTCTACCGCATGACGCGATGGACGAGGCGACTCTTCCCTAGTGGCCAGTGATCGATTGCAAGGATGCACGGGATGGACTTCTTCAACAAAGCTGCCGCACAACTCACGGAACTCGTGCGTTCGATGTCCCCCGGGACTCGATTGGCCACGGGCCTGCTGCTCATCGTAGTGGTTGTGAGCATCGGCTATCTGTTTCAGTATCAGGTCACCTCAGGGGATGAGTATCTGCTCGATGGCCGACCCTTTTCTGGCGCCGAACTAACGAACATCGAATCCGCTTTTGCTCAGGCTGGACTCGGCAAGTCGACCGTCGATGGGAATCGGATTCGGATTCCCCGCGGACAGAAAGAAATCTATCTCGCCGCGCTCGCCGAAAACGATGCGCTCCCCGCCGACTTCTATCGCTATCTCGATGAAGCAGCCGCCAGCGATACCCCCTTCACTTCCTCGCGCTCGATGGAAATGAAGAAGTGGAACGCTAAGCAAAAGGAACTCGCTCTCATCATTTCGCGAATGAAAGGGGTGGAAGCTGCCACCGTGCAGTACGACGAAGAGTTGAAAGGTGGCCTCACACGCTCGAAGCAAAAAACGGCAATGGTCGCGGTGCAAACGGCAGGTGGAGCCCTCGAAGATGCGCAGCTGAAATCGATCCGCAACGTGATTGCTTCGGCCTATGCGGGGCTCGATCGTCGCGACATCACGGTTACCGACATGACGAGTGGTCTGTCGTATGGTGGTGGTTCGTCGACCGATGGAAGCATGTCGGAAGAAGACAGCATCTACGCCGCACATAAGCAGAAATACGAGCGCGACTGGCAACGTAAAATCGCCGATCAGCTGGCGATGATTCCAGGTGTAATTGTCGGCGTGAATGTCGAACTGAGCCCTGAACTCTCGCATCAATCGCAAACCATCAAGCTCGATGCTAAACCGGTTGCCGTCGAAAGCAACGAGTTCACGAAAGAGCAATCGAGCACGTCCCCATCCCCTGCGGGACGTCCCGGCGCGATTCCCAATGGTGTCGGCAATCAACCAGTAGCAGTGAATAACACGTCGAGCGCCAATGAGAGCCAGACGAGCGAGTCGCGCTCCGAAGTACGCAATGTCCCCGGTCATGAACAAACCGTGATGAAGCGTGCGCCGCTGGTCCCGACTGTGGTGACAGCTTCGATCGACATTCCTGCCAGCTACTTCACTCGCATTTGGCGCGAGCGTAATCCTCAGCCTGCTGGTGCCCCACCCAAGCAACCTGATGCCGCCGAAATTGCCAAAATCGAGACCGAAACCAAAGGGAAAGTGCAAGAGACCGTTCGCAACCTCCTGCCACCTGTGTCGCAAGGGACCAATCCTTACCCGCATATCGCCGTCGCTACGTATACCGATCTGCCTGGCTCGCCGATGCCGGAAGCGAGCATTGCCGAAACTGCGACCGCCTGGTTTGGCTCGAACTGGCAAACACTGGCCGTGCTTGGCGTCGGGATGTTCGCCCTCGTGATGCTGCGGAGCATGACCCGACCTCTACCACTTCCACCTGCACCAGCGAACGCCAGCTCGTCGCTGAAAATTGCAGATACCGACGCTGACGACGATGAAGAAGCTGCGTCCCCAGCAAGTGCTCTTCGCCGACGACTCGCCGGTGGCCCCAATATCAAAGATGAACTGCGTGACATGGTGAAAGAAGATCCCGACGCTGCTGCCAACATCCTGCGGAACTGGATTGGCGACGCGGCTTAGTACGCTACAGGCTGTCGAATTGTTTTTCGGTAACTGACGGTTGGGGAAATTTGTGATGACCACCACTTCGAACTCATTACGCCGCGCTGCGATCCTGGTATCGACGCTCGATCAAGCATCTGCTGATCGTTTGCTCGATCAATTGCCGCCCGATCAAGCGGATCGAATTCGTAGTGCGATCATGAGCCTCGATGATTTTTCGGATGATGAACAGCAGCGTATCGCTGCTGATTTTCTCGGACGTAGCGATGCTCGCGCCACGGTTAGCTCCGAGAGCGATGTCGAACTCGAGCTCTCATCGGCTGCTCAAAGTCGCAACGATAGTTTCATCCCCCGCTCGCAGGACGACGCGCGCTACAGCGAGCCCTCCTCCCCTTCGCGGAGCCAACCAGCCCAAGACGATGCGCCCCTAAAATTCCTTGAAGAGATCGATCCGGCTCTCGTCGCGCAAGTCCTTGTGCGTGAGCACCCGCAAACGCTAGCGGTCGTGATCGCTAGTCTGAGTGCCGCAGCTGCTGCCAAAGTGCTCGAGCAACTCCCCCCCGCTGTAAGCACAGAAACATTGCACCGGATGGCTTTCCTGCACGACATGTCGGCAGAAGTGGTGGCCGATCTCGCACGGGAACTTCGCAAACAACTCGATGCTCATCCAGCTGGTGTGCGTCCTGCGGCGAAAAACGCGGTGCTCGCCGTCATCGATGCCCTGCATGGCTCGCGCCGTCGCCACTTGGTCGACGAACTTGCCTCGCGCGATGCACGCCTGGTGAAGCAGCTGGGACTCGGAAAGACCGAGGCTCCTCAAGCAGGTCGCAGCGCCGAGCAGCATGAAAGCGTCGACCGCTCGGACAGCCGCCGAACTGTCACCACGAACACCAGCGTGCCGCGAAAACGACTCTCGATCGAGTTTGATCAACTGACGAACCTCGACGACGCCGGGCTCAAACGGGTGCTGAGTGAAGTCGCTCCGCGTACCGCCATGCTTGCTCTTTCGGTGGCCGAACCAGCGCTGATTAAACGCATTTTGAAACAACTTCCCGCGCGCGATGCCGCCGCCCTATCGCGAGAACTCGACAGCCCCGGCCCCGTCCGTCTCCGGGAGCTCGAAGCAGCTCAGTATGAAGTCGCTGCGATTGCTGACGACCTCATCCGACGTGGCGAACTTACCCTTCGTCAGCGCTAGCAGAACACCCAAACCCAACAAGATTTTTAATTACACGCTATGGCTGGCATCATCAAAGCTTCAGGTTCGAATCCTTCGCATGTCGCAGCTGGAAGCACAACGTTCCAGTTCGACGACATCGAGCGTTCGTACCTTGTTCGAGTACGTGCCGAAGCCAACACCATCGTGGAACAAGCGCGAGCCGAAGCTGCCAAGATTCGTGCCCAAGCTGCGGAACAAGGAAAACAGGCTGCAATTCAAGCAGCTGAGCAAGCCCTGAAATCGCGTGTCGATCAGCAACTGCAGTCGCTCCTGCCTGCATTGCAGCAAGCGGTCCGCGAACTTGTCGACGCACGTCACTTATGGCAGCAGCACTGGGAATCGCACTCGATCAAGCTGGCATCGGCGATTGCCTCGAAATTGATTCGCCGCGAACTGGCGAGTGATCCACAGCTTCCGTTAACGCTTGTTCGTGAAGCGCTGCAGATGGTGGTGGGGGCCGACCGCGTGACGATTCGTCTCAACCCTGAAGATCACGCGCTGCTCAATGAAAGTGCTGCACGACTGGCGGCCCAACTTCGGCCGATTTCAGCCTGCGATGTGATTGCTGATGCCACCATCGAGCGCGGTGGATGCCGAGTCGACACACAGCTCGGCTCGATCGATCAGCAGTTCGATAGTCAACTCCAGCGCATCGTGGAGGAGCTGTCGTAGCTGAAATTCCATGATGAACGACTATATCTCACAGCTCGATTCGATCGTCACTTCACGCATCTCGGGAAGTATTGTCCGAACCGAAGGCTTGACCGCGGCAGCCGCTGGATTTCCGGCTCCCCTTGGCAGCCTCGCCCTGATCGAACGACAGGCTGGTGCGCCGGTCGAAGCAGAAGTAATTGGGTTTCGCGATAACCTGACGCTGCTGTTTCCACTCGGTGATGTCATCGGAATTCGCCAAGGAAATCGTGTGACCTTGGCTCGCTCGACACGCAGCGTGCGAGTCGGAAATCAGCTTCTCGGACGCGTGATCGACGCGCGGGGTCGAGTGATCGATAACAAGCCAGCCCCTGTGCTCGCCGATCGTGTGCCCCTCGATCGCAAGCCACCTGCTGCCACATCGCGGCCACGTATCGACACCACTTTCTCCACAGGAGTGCGGGCGATTGATGGTCTGCTGACCTGCGGCGTGGGACAGCGTATCGGTGTGTTTGCCGGATCGGGCGTGGGCAAAAGTGTGACGCTCGGCATGATGGCAAAGTACTCGTCGGCCGACGTGATTGTGATCGGACTCATTGGGGAGCGAGGTCGCGAAGTCAACGAATTTCTCGAGCGTGATCTTGGTCCCACTGGGCTCGCGCGGAGCGTCTGTGTCGTCGCAACAAGCGATGAGCCTGCGATCATGCGCGTGCAAGCTGCTTCGACAGCCACCGCGGTTGCCGAATACTTTCGGGACCAAGGGAAGAACGTGCTGCTGATGATGGACTCGCTCACACGTTTTGCGCTCGCGCAGCGCGAGATCGGGCTAGCCGCTGGCGAACCACCGACAACGCGCGGATATCCACCGAGCGTGTTTGCGCTACTGCCGCGACTCGTGGAGCGCGCGGGGCGGACGCCGCAAGGGAGCATCACCGCCATTTATAGCGTGCTGGTTGAAGGGGATGACGTCAACGAACCGGTGAGCGATACCGTTCGCGGTTTGCTCGACGGACACGTGATTCTTTCACGAAAACTGGCCGCACAGTCGCACTATCCAGCGATTGAAGTGCTGGGAAGTATCAGCCGACTCTTCACCGAAATCACAACACCGCAGCAGCGAAGTGCAGCAGCCATTGTGCGCGAACTGCTGTCGGCCTATCGCGAACATGAAGACCTGATCTCGATCGGCGCCTACCGAACCGGTGCGAATCCCACGGTAGATACCGCGATCGCAATGCGGGGCGAGATTCTACAGTTCCTGAAACAAAGCATCGACGAAAAAACCGATGTCGCGAAGGCCAGCGAAGAGCTGCTGAAACTCGCGATGCGATGCCAGCAGCCTCGCAAAGCAGCGGTAGCACAGGCCCCAGTCATGCAACAACCACCACGTCGCAATTAAACCATACACACACGATTTCTCGAAGTTTTTGAGTAGTTCTTCCCATGGCTCCGTTTCGCTTTCGATTTCAGACACTGCTGAACATGCGAGTGTCGGAGCGCGCGCAGAAGCAGGGAGATCTCGCCAAGGCGCTCGAAGCGATGGACGTGCTTGAGCGTCAAGAGCTTGAGCTCGAGCGCGAGGCTACGCAGCTCGTCGAGAGTAGTCGCGCGGTGATTCAGCCCGGGGCGATGGATGTCGATGCGGTCGTTCGAATTCAGCGGCATCGACTGATTCTTAAGGCATCGGTCGATCAACTCCGCAAACGCAAAAGCGATGTAAAGGCTGAAGTCGACCGTCGGCGATCTGTGCTGGTAGAAGCCGATCGACAGGTTCGTGTGATGGAGAAACTGGCCGAAAAACTCGAAACCGCGCATACGACCGAAGAACTAGCTCGCGAACAGAAGCTAATGGACGAACTGGCAGTGCTTCGCAGCTTCTCTCGACGAGGAGCGTACGAATGAAACCACTATCACTCCTCGGAAGTTTGTTTGCAGCATTCTGCATCGGTACGGTCGTCTCGCTCTTCGTCTTAGCAGGCGTGCTGTGGTCGAAGGGATTTCTGACCGGCGATCGGATGACAGCTGCAATGGCTGCGTTCTACGGGATTCAGCCGAAAACGACGGCTGAAACGTCGACTTCGGCTACCGATGTAACAGAGCAACCTGCGCTCGATGATCTTTCGAGCAAACGTGTGTTGGCAAGTCTCGATCTCGATTTGCGAGAGAACGCGATTGATAAGTCGCTCGGAGATCTGCGTGCTCTGCAAACGCAAATCAAAACCGAGCGCGAACGACTCGATCAGTGGAAGATGTCGTTCGATCAAAGGCTCGCGACGCTTGAAACAGCGACTACTGACAGTGCCCTCGCCGAGGTGCAACGTACGCTCGAGAGTATGCAGCCGAAACAAGCGAAAGAGCAGATTTTGAAGATGCTCGAAGCATCGCCGCGCGGTGCCAACGACAAGCCGATGCGCGACATTGTGACGATCATCAAAGCCTTGCCGCTCGATCGTCGCAAGAAGATTCTGCTCGAGTTCAAAACTCCTGATGAAGCAGAAAAACTAGCGGAAATCCTGCGGGAGATTCGACTCGGAACACCCGATATCGATGTTATTCGCGACAGTCGAAACCAACTGCAGCAAACACCTTCCAATCGATAGCGAGCACTGCGATGCCAATCTCGGCAACCGATAATACGAAGTCCAAGCAGATGCTCGATCTGCTTCTAAGTATTCCTACGAAATCGTCGTCAGCCGATGCCGCGACTGACGAATCGTTTGCTGAGCTGCTTGCGCCACCTGCGAGTGCTTCTTCGTCAAAACCACGGGAATCAGCGGCAGCTACATCACCGCGCGAGAAACTCTCTGCCGAGCCTGCTAAGCGAAGTCGGCGTCCCGATGAGGTGCCACCTGCCAGCAGCAGTGAAACTCCATCGTCGGTAGCGGCTCCAGCATCAGATGCCACGAGTGAAGCAGCTGCCGATACAACGAGCATTGCATCAATTGAAGACTCAGCAGCTGAGCCGGCGTTAACGGAAGAAGCGTTGTCGGCGGAGGCAGAGCGCGCTGCAGCCGAAGCTGCTGCGGTCGCCCTGTTGGCAAGTACCTACGTTGTGTCGCCAGAGAGTCTATCGCCTGCAGAAAATGGTGATGCCGAGCTTCTGCCAACGGATGTGGTAGATGTTGATGCCGTGACACTCGGCGATGTATCGAAAAATCTTTGGAACCAGGCCACCACAGCCGATGTGGTAGCTGCGGAGTTGCCTGAAAGTGCGGACGTTGACGTAGCAGCAACTTCGCTCGATGCGATTGCGAGTGCATCAGAGGCTGTCGCAAGTGACACCGAAACATCGGTGACGACGCTCAACAATGCTGAGTCGACTATCTCCGAGGAACTGTCGGCCACGATCTCGGTGGAAACTGTGGGTGAAACTCAGGAAGCCCCCACAGCCGCTGAAATTGCCGTAGAAACAGCTTCCGCTGAACAGACTTCAGCGGATGACACGGAAGTAGCAAAGCAACTTGATCGCGATGGAACAAACGAAATAGAGTCCTCCATCACGAGCAGCAGTGTTGGTGAGACATCAGCGAGCATCGAGGCCACCACAACGACCGATGGTTCCACGAGCGATCGTGGAAGTGAGTCGTCCGACGATAGTTCCTCGAGCGAAAGAGCGACTTCTGCGACAAGCGACGAACTCAGCGCGAGTGAAATACTAACGTCGCTAACAGGAAACAGTGCTACGACATCGGAGACGCCGGCCATCCCAGCGACAGTGCCAAGCGGCGCAGAGGCTGCCGCAGCGGCCGCTGCAAGTGGAAGCGCCGGTCGCACATCAAGCGTCAATGTCAGCGGAAGCACGAGTGGCAACAGCGCGAGCGCACAACCACTGCAAGCTCCTCCAGCGAAGTTGCCCGCTCAGGCCCTCACTGCTGGGACGGCAAAGCAACCAGCGGCCGCGAGCACTCCCGTCGAAATCGATCCTGCAAAGTTCCTCAGCCGCGTGACGAAGGCGTTTGCAACGGCTCGCGAGCGTGGTGGACCAGTCCAGTTGCGGCTGAATCCACCGGAGCTCGGGGCTCTCAAGATTGAAGTGCAAGTTCAAGATGGGAGTATGACCGCGCGGCTCGAAGCAGAGACCTCAGCGGCCCGCGCGGCAATCCTCGAAAACCTGCCGCAGCTTCGCGAACGACTGGCCGAGCAAGGGATTCGAATCGATCGCTTCGACGTCGAACTCCTCCCCGATCAATCGCAACAAAATCTGGCGAATCATCAGGGAAATTCGACCCCCGAACAGAATTCGACGGACGCAGGCAGAACAGCCACTCGCATCAAAAACGACGTAAATCCTGGTAGTATCGACAGTTCAGTTCCATCGGTGGTGGCCAATGATCGACTGAACGTAGTGGTTTAACTCGCCAATACTTTCTTCGTAATTGATGTACACATCGTTACGATTAACTTAGCAAATACTCAAAACTTACTAAGCACATACTTACGACTTTAGGTGACCTATGTCGAGCGTAGCAGGAACAGGATCGACAAGCGGAGCTGGCGCGACGACCAATTCGGACAAGCCTAAATCGCTTGAGGACCTCGGCATTGACGAGTTTCTGCAGCTCATGATCACGGAGCTGACGAATCAAGATCCACTGAATCCTATGGACAACGCACAGATGGTCGAGCAGATCGGCCAGATTCGCGAAATTGCCTCGAACGACAAGTTGTCGCGGACACTCGATTCGGTTCTCACCGGCCAAAGCCTCACGACAGCCAGCGGGCTGATTGGCCGAGAAGTGACAGCCCTCGATCTCAACAATGAGAACGTGGAAGGGATTGTGGATCGGGTCTCGATTGAAGTCGACGAGGATGACGCGACCAAACGAACTTACAAAGTGCACATCGGCGACAAAGAAATCGACCTGAAGAACATTCGCGAGATCAAGGAATAGCAGGACGCGCGCAAAAGCGCAATAAGTTGCGCTTTTGCGCGCGTTTGAATACGAGATGAAACAGTTTTGAATTGGACTTAGGCAGGTCGCTCGGCTGTTCCCGCCAACAGCTATCGCACCAGCCTTTCACCTGAACGATCACACTCACCTTCCCTCGGGAGGATTTTGACATGGGTTTAGCATCCGCACTTACGACCGCTCTCACTGGCATGACCGCTGCGGAAACGCAGATCGACGTGGTGGGCAACAACCTCGCCAACTCGCAAACTGTCGGCTTCAAAGCGAGCGACAGTGTGTTCGCCACGCAGTTCCTTCAGACTCAAAGTCTTGGTAGCGGGCCGACATCGGGAAGTGGTGGTACGAATCCTCGTCAAACCGGTCTCGGTACACGCGTTGCCGAAATCACACCCGACTTCACCCAAGGAACCATCGAAGTAAGCTCGAATCCTTCGGATCTAGCGATCCAAGGAGAGGGTTTCTTCATTGTGCAAGACTCGCAAGGTGAGCAGG
This window of the Pirellula staleyi DSM 6068 genome carries:
- a CDS encoding flagellar hook-length control protein FliK, yielding MPISATDNTKSKQMLDLLLSIPTKSSSADAATDESFAELLAPPASASSSKPRESAAATSPREKLSAEPAKRSRRPDEVPPASSSETPSSVAAPASDATSEAAADTTSIASIEDSAAEPALTEEALSAEAERAAAEAAAVALLASTYVVSPESLSPAENGDAELLPTDVVDVDAVTLGDVSKNLWNQATTADVVAAELPESADVDVAATSLDAIASASEAVASDTETSVTTLNNAESTISEELSATISVETVGETQEAPTAAEIAVETASAEQTSADDTEVAKQLDRDGTNEIESSITSSSVGETSASIEATTTTDGSTSDRGSESSDDSSSSERATSATSDELSASEILTSLTGNSATTSETPAIPATVPSGAEAAAAAAASGSAGRTSSVNVSGSTSGNSASAQPLQAPPAKLPAQALTAGTAKQPAAASTPVEIDPAKFLSRVTKAFATARERGGPVQLRLNPPELGALKIEVQVQDGSMTARLEAETSAARAAILENLPQLRERLAEQGIRIDRFDVELLPDQSQQNLANHQGNSTPEQNSTDAGRTATRIKNDVNPGSIDSSVPSVVANDRLNVVV
- a CDS encoding flagellar hook capping FlgD N-terminal domain-containing protein — translated: MSSVAGTGSTSGAGATTNSDKPKSLEDLGIDEFLQLMITELTNQDPLNPMDNAQMVEQIGQIREIASNDKLSRTLDSVLTGQSLTTASGLIGREVTALDLNNENVEGIVDRVSIEVDEDDATKRTYKVHIGDKEIDLKNIREIKE